The proteins below are encoded in one region of Aquisphaera giovannonii:
- a CDS encoding NAD-dependent epimerase/dehydratase family protein, producing the protein MTLDARCLVTGSAGHLGEALVRTLRAAGHDAVGLDLVPSPFTDVVGSIVDRDLVRQAIRGVRTVFHAATLHKPHVATHARQAFVDTNVSGTLNLLEESAAAGVSAFVFTSTTSVFGDALTPPPGAPAAWVTEDVAPVPKNIYGVTKAAAEDLCQLFHRNRKLPCVVLRTSRFFPEEDDDRAVRQSYDDANLKANELLFRRVDLEDVVSAHLAAAQRAAQVGFRKYIISATTPFLPGDLAELRRDAPSVVARRVPGYEAVYARRGWRMFPLIGRVYVNARAREELGWRPRHDFASVLQRIEAGEDPRSPLARVVGSKGYHWQTFAEGPFPVE; encoded by the coding sequence ATGACGCTTGATGCCAGGTGCCTCGTGACCGGGAGCGCGGGCCACCTCGGCGAGGCGCTCGTCCGCACGCTCCGCGCGGCCGGGCACGACGCCGTCGGGCTGGATCTCGTGCCCTCGCCGTTCACGGACGTCGTCGGCTCGATCGTCGATCGGGACCTCGTGCGGCAGGCGATCCGGGGCGTGCGGACGGTCTTCCACGCGGCCACCCTGCACAAGCCGCACGTCGCGACGCACGCGCGGCAGGCGTTCGTCGACACCAACGTCAGCGGCACGCTCAACCTCCTGGAGGAATCCGCGGCGGCGGGCGTCTCGGCGTTCGTCTTCACGAGCACGACCAGCGTCTTCGGCGACGCCCTCACGCCGCCCCCCGGCGCGCCGGCGGCCTGGGTGACCGAGGACGTCGCCCCGGTCCCGAAGAACATCTACGGCGTCACCAAGGCCGCGGCGGAGGACCTCTGCCAGCTCTTCCACCGCAACCGGAAGCTCCCCTGCGTCGTGCTGAGGACCTCGCGCTTCTTCCCGGAGGAGGACGACGACCGGGCCGTCCGCCAGTCCTACGACGACGCCAACCTGAAGGCCAACGAGCTCCTCTTCCGCCGCGTGGACCTCGAGGACGTCGTCTCGGCCCACCTCGCGGCTGCCCAGCGGGCGGCGCAGGTCGGATTCCGCAAGTACATCATCAGCGCGACGACGCCGTTCCTGCCCGGGGACCTGGCGGAGCTCCGCCGCGACGCGCCGAGCGTGGTCGCCCGCCGCGTCCCGGGCTACGAGGCGGTCTATGCCCGCAGGGGCTGGCGGATGTTCCCGTTAATCGGCCGGGTGTACGTCAACGCCCGGGCCCGCGAGGAGCTCGGCTGGCGGCCGCGGCACGACTTCGCCTCCGTCCTCCAGCGGATCGAGGCCGGCGAGGATCCGCGCAGCCCGCTCGCCCGGGTGGTCGGCTCGAAGGGGTATCACTGGCAGACGTTCGCGGAAGGCCCGTTCCCGGTCGAGTAG
- a CDS encoding esterase, with amino-acid sequence MRQRLPLAGLAILAGLASQPPAQAQPGGPRPPDFASPEVSAEKKVTFRVFAPKAAAVKLASSDIPGNGPDAAPGMENGGAMKKRDDGVWEAVVGPVQPGAYRYRFDVDGVAVVDPRNTATSETNSDCWSLVYVPGSDASDTKDVPHGAVAEVTYSSKTLGRPRRMHVYTPPGYEKGEGKYPVFYLLHGAFDCDDSWSTVGRAEFILDNLIAAGKAKPMVVVMPAGHTGPFRFGAGGDNSFERQMQEFEDDFVKDVKPLVESRYRVLGDRANRAIAGLSMGGAQTLNIAGGHLGEFGYVGVFSSGIFGITGGFNGAPPDTKWEESHKSILDDAELKKGLKLVWFGCGKDDFLVKTSEATVEMLKRHGFAVTSRESEGGHTWTNWRLYLSEFAPQLFQEK; translated from the coding sequence ATGAGACAGCGTCTGCCCCTGGCCGGGCTCGCCATCCTGGCGGGCCTGGCGTCGCAACCGCCCGCGCAGGCCCAGCCCGGCGGGCCCCGGCCGCCCGACTTCGCCTCGCCGGAGGTCTCCGCCGAGAAGAAGGTGACGTTCCGGGTCTTCGCGCCGAAGGCCGCCGCGGTGAAGCTCGCCAGCAGCGACATCCCCGGCAACGGGCCGGACGCGGCCCCGGGCATGGAGAACGGCGGGGCGATGAAGAAGCGGGACGACGGGGTCTGGGAGGCGGTCGTCGGGCCGGTCCAGCCCGGCGCGTATCGATACCGGTTCGACGTGGACGGCGTCGCCGTCGTCGACCCGAGAAACACGGCGACGAGCGAGACGAACAGCGACTGCTGGAGCCTCGTCTACGTCCCGGGCTCCGATGCCTCGGACACGAAGGACGTGCCCCACGGCGCGGTCGCGGAGGTCACCTACTCCTCGAAGACGCTCGGCCGGCCCCGGCGGATGCACGTCTACACGCCGCCCGGCTACGAGAAGGGCGAGGGCAAGTACCCGGTCTTCTACCTCCTCCACGGCGCGTTCGACTGCGACGATTCGTGGAGCACCGTCGGCCGGGCCGAGTTCATCCTGGACAACCTGATCGCCGCAGGGAAGGCGAAGCCGATGGTCGTCGTCATGCCGGCCGGGCACACCGGCCCGTTCCGCTTCGGCGCCGGGGGCGACAACTCGTTCGAGAGGCAGATGCAGGAGTTCGAGGACGACTTCGTCAAGGACGTGAAGCCCCTGGTCGAGTCCCGCTACCGGGTCCTGGGCGACCGCGCCAACCGGGCGATCGCGGGCCTGTCCATGGGCGGGGCGCAGACGCTGAACATCGCGGGGGGCCACCTCGGCGAGTTCGGCTACGTCGGCGTCTTCAGCTCGGGCATCTTCGGCATCACCGGCGGCTTCAACGGCGCGCCGCCGGACACGAAGTGGGAGGAGTCGCACAAGTCCATCCTGGACGACGCCGAGCTGAAGAAGGGCCTGAAGCTCGTCTGGTTCGGCTGCGGCAAGGACGACTTCCTGGTCAAGACCTCGGAGGCGACTGTGGAGATGCTGAAGCGTCACGGATTCGCGGTGACGTCCCGCGAGAGCGA
- a CDS encoding (2Fe-2S)-binding protein, whose translation MREHDPSRGGPPGHSRRDFLRGSGVAAATAALAGQVATVEEAEAAAQEAGPQVVSGTVEVTLKVNGQDRKVAIEPRTTLLDALRNRLDVTGPKRVCDRASCGACTAIVDGSTVYSCTTLAISCQGKTIETLEGFDTGERGVPHAFVKNDAQMCGYCTPGFVTACKAMLDKNPNPTLEEVRKGLDGNICRCGTYIGVLQAALDAAKAMKGA comes from the coding sequence ATGCGAGAACACGATCCGAGCCGCGGCGGGCCGCCGGGCCACAGCCGCCGCGACTTCCTCCGCGGCTCCGGCGTGGCCGCCGCGACGGCCGCCCTGGCCGGGCAGGTCGCCACGGTCGAGGAGGCCGAGGCCGCCGCCCAGGAGGCCGGGCCGCAGGTCGTCTCGGGCACGGTCGAGGTCACCCTCAAGGTCAACGGCCAGGACCGCAAGGTCGCGATCGAGCCGCGGACGACCCTGCTCGACGCCCTCCGGAACCGCCTCGACGTCACCGGGCCCAAGCGCGTCTGCGACCGGGCGAGCTGCGGCGCCTGCACGGCGATCGTGGACGGCTCGACCGTCTACTCCTGCACGACGCTCGCGATCAGCTGCCAGGGCAAGACGATCGAGACCCTGGAGGGCTTCGACACCGGCGAGCGCGGCGTCCCCCACGCGTTCGTCAAGAACGACGCCCAGATGTGCGGCTACTGCACCCCCGGGTTCGTCACCGCCTGCAAGGCCATGCTCGACAAGAACCCCAACCCGACCCTCGAGGAGGTGCGGAAGGGGCTGGACGGGAATATCTGCCGCTGCGGGACGTACATCGGCGTCCTCCAGGCGGCCCTCGACGCGGCCAAGGCGATGAAAGGAGCCTGA